The Nostoc sp. 'Lobaria pulmonaria (5183) cyanobiont' genome window below encodes:
- a CDS encoding DNA double-strand break repair nuclease NurA, protein MLDLTKLAREMQGLSQHLTLEAAANRQRLELAQQHLKNAYECQQDLIDRQEKWRDRILFANATPIEALETCIDIPVPPKIHTVIATDGSQIAPNHHEIAYCYLLNIGRVVLHYGQNRHPLLDSLPEVFYRPEDLYMSRQWGIRTEEWMSFRRTASETTVLAELACSAAPGDTPALAMVDGSLIYWFLEQLPMDARDRILPPILEAWQQMREAKIPLMGYLSASRSIETMNFLRLLACPYPVPDCKSHCPNQLEKVPCKIFEQLRDTSVWATRLKPGQRSTLWRSNSPILELYGDQTIYFCYVHVGTEIARIEVPAWVAENATMLDQALGLMLAQVQKGYGYPVAIAEAHNQAVVKGGDKARFFALLEQQMIKAGLKNVGTSYKEARKRGSIA, encoded by the coding sequence ATGCTTGACCTAACAAAACTGGCGCGAGAAATGCAGGGTTTAAGTCAGCATCTTACTTTAGAAGCTGCTGCCAATCGTCAGCGTTTAGAACTGGCACAACAACATTTAAAAAATGCTTACGAGTGCCAACAAGATTTAATCGATCGCCAGGAAAAATGGCGCGATCGCATTCTCTTTGCTAATGCTACCCCAATTGAAGCACTAGAAACCTGCATTGATATCCCTGTTCCGCCAAAAATTCATACTGTCATCGCTACCGATGGTTCCCAAATAGCCCCCAACCATCATGAAATTGCTTACTGTTATCTGCTAAATATCGGCAGAGTCGTCTTACACTACGGACAAAATCGCCATCCGCTACTCGATAGTTTGCCAGAAGTATTTTACCGCCCAGAAGATTTATATATGTCTCGGCAGTGGGGAATTAGAACCGAGGAATGGATGAGTTTTCGCCGCACTGCTTCCGAAACAACGGTGTTAGCAGAACTGGCGTGTAGTGCAGCGCCAGGGGATACGCCAGCGCTAGCAATGGTAGATGGTTCGCTAATTTACTGGTTTTTAGAACAATTGCCGATGGATGCACGCGATCGCATTTTACCCCCCATCCTGGAAGCTTGGCAGCAGATGCGTGAGGCTAAAATTCCGTTGATGGGCTATCTTAGTGCCTCTCGCAGCATCGAAACAATGAACTTTTTACGGCTATTGGCTTGTCCCTATCCAGTACCAGACTGTAAAAGTCATTGCCCAAATCAGCTAGAAAAAGTACCTTGTAAAATTTTTGAACAGTTGCGAGATACTTCTGTTTGGGCAACCCGGCTCAAACCCGGACAACGCAGTACCTTATGGCGCAGCAATTCCCCAATTCTCGAACTCTACGGCGATCAAACCATTTATTTTTGCTACGTCCACGTTGGTACTGAAATCGCCCGAATTGAAGTTCCGGCATGGGTAGCGGAGAATGCAACCATGTTAGACCAAGCACTGGGACTGATGTTAGCACAAGTGCAAAAAGGATATGGCTACCCTGTAGCGATCGCTGAAGCGCATAATCAAGCAGTAGTAAAAGGTGGCGATAAAGCGCGTTTTTTCGCCCTACTCGAACAACAAATGATTAAAGCTGGTTTAAAAAATGTCGGAACCTCCTACAAAGAAGCCAGAAAGCGCGGGAGTATTGCTTAA